One genomic segment of Hordeum vulgare subsp. vulgare chromosome 2H, MorexV3_pseudomolecules_assembly, whole genome shotgun sequence includes these proteins:
- the LOC123430758 gene encoding vacuolar iron transporter homolog 5-like, translated as MAVNNTKLAAVVDAENPAVVCGDVDDSESSFDFAGRANWLRAAVLGANDGLVSTASLMLGVSAVKPDARAMVVSGFAGLLAGACSMAIGEYVSVCSQRDVEIAQLEQAGKRGGDEEKELPSPAQAAAASALAFSVGALLPLLAAGFIAGYNLRVAVVVVVATLALAAFGCVGAVLGRAPVARSCARVVVGGLTAMAVTFGFMRLFRASGI; from the coding sequence ATGGCCGTGAACAACACCAAGCTGGCTGCCGTCGTCGATGCCGAGAACCCGGCTGTGGTGTGCGGCGACGTCGACGACTCCGAGTCGTCCTTCGACTTCGCGGGGCGCGCCAACTGGCTGCGCGCGGCGGTGCTGGGCGCCAACGACGGGCTGGTCTCCACGGCCTCCCTCATGCTCGGCGTCAGCGCCGTCAAGCCCGACGCGCGCGCCATGGTCGTCTCCGGGTTCGCAGGCCTCCTGGCCGGGGCGTGCAGCATGGCCATCGGAGAGTACGTTTCCGTCTGCTCCCAACGCGACGTGGAGATCGCGCAGCTGGAACAGGCCGGCAAGCGTGGCGGGGACGAGGAGAAGGAACTGCCGAGCCCAGCCCAGGCCGCCGCGGCCTCCGCGCTGGCTTTCTCCGTCGGGGCGCTCCTACCGCTgctggccgccgggttcatcgcggGCTACAACCTGCGGGTCGCCGTAGTGGTCGTCGTGGCGACGTTGGCGCTGGCCGCGTTCGGGTGCGTGGGCGCCGTGCTCGGGCGGGCCCCCGTGGCGAGGTCGTGCGCGCGGGTGGTGGTCGGCGGGCTGACCGCCATGGCGGTTACCTTTGGGTTCATGAGGCTCTTCCGGGCCAGCGGCATATGA
- the LOC123430759 gene encoding vacuolar iron transporter homolog 5-like — protein sequence MAVNNTKLAAVADAENPAVTCCDVDDSESSIDFAGRANWLRAAVLGANDGLVSTASLMLGVSAVKPEARAMVVSGFAGLLAGACSMAIGEYVSVCSQRDVEIAQLDQAGKRGGDEEKELPSPAQAAAASALAFSVGALLPLLAAGFIAGYNVRVAVVVVVATLALAAFGCVGAVLGRAPVARSCARVVVGGLAAMAVTFGFMRLFRASGV from the coding sequence ATGGCCGTGAACAACACCAAGCTGGCTGCCGTGGCGGACGCCGAGAACCCGGCAGTGACGTGCTGCGACGTCGACGACTCCGAGTCCTCCATCGACTTCGCCGGGCGTGCTAACTGGCTTCGCGCGGCGGTGCTGGGCGCCAACGACGGGCTGGTCTCCACGGCCTCCCTCATGCTCGGCGTCAGCGCCGTCAAGCCCGAGGCGCGGGCCATGGTCGTCTCCGGGTTCGCGGGACTCCTCGCCGGGGCGTGCAGCATGGCAATCGGAGAGTACGTGTCCGTCTGCTCCCAACGCGACGTGGAGATCGCGCAGCTGGACCAGGCCGGCAAGCGTGGCGGCGACGAGGAGAAGGAGCTGCCCAGCCCAGCCCAGGCCGCCGCGGCCTCCGCACTGGCATTCTCCGTCGGGGCGCTCCTACCGCTgctggccgccgggttcatcgcggGCTACAACGTGCGTGTCGCCGTAGTGGTCGTCGTGGCGACGTTGGCGCTGGCCGCGTTCGGGTGCGTGGGCGCCGTGCTCGGGCGAGCCCCCGTGGCGAGGTCGTGCGCGCGGGTGGTGGTGGGCGGGCTGGCCGCCATGGCCGTCACCTTTGGGTtcatgaggctcttccgagccagcGGCGTATGA
- the LOC123430760 gene encoding probable xyloglucan endotransglucosylase/hydrolase protein 25, with translation MALARERLLASLSALALMIAAWASPAGGRPTTDQLEILWGQTQVLNDGNGDQTIGLTLDQAMGSAFKSKTSYLFARIDVDIKLIPRNSAGTVTTIYLISEKDWKTHDEVDLEFLGNATGQPYTLHTNIFANGEGGREMQYRLWFDPTQDFHTYSIVWNTDEILILVDGVPIRQFKNHWDAGVPFPVYQPMRLFGCLWNADDWATQGGLVKTDWSQAPFVAYFRNYTASGCAPSAGGSWACGEDPSGTGSSSGWMDRARGGGRLDDDVKQQQQLREVQGKYMIYNYCTDAKRFPNGFPKECGLA, from the exons ATGGCGTTGGCTAGGGAGCGCCTCCTAGCCAGCCTATCGGCTCTTGCGCTGATGATCGCCGCCTGGGCCTCTCCGGCCGGTGGTCGCCCGACGACGGACCAGCTGGAGATACTGTGGGGGCAGACGCAGGTGCTCAACGACGGCAATGGCGACCAGACCATCGGCCTGACGCTGGACCAGGCCATGGGGTCGGCCTTCAAGTCCAAGACCTCGTACCTCTTTGCCCGGATCGACGTGGACATCAAGCTCATCCCCAGGAACTCCGCCGGCACCGTCACCACCATATAT TTGATCTCGGAGAAGGACTGGAAGACGCACGACGAGGTCGACCTCGAGTTCCTGGGCAACGCCACCGGCCAGCCCTACACCCTGCACACCAACATCTTCGCCAACGGCGAGGGCGGCAGGGAGATGCAGTACCGCCTCTGGTTCGATCCCACCCAGGACTTCCACACCTACTCCATCGTCTGGAACACAGACGAGATCCT GATCCTGGTGGACGGCGTGCCGATCCGGCAGTTCAAGAACCACTGGGACGCCGGCGTGCCGTTCCCGGTGTACCAGCCGATGCGGCTGTTCGGCTGCCTGTGGAACGCCGACGACTGGGCCACGCAAGGCGGGCTTGTAAAGACCGACTGGTCGCAGGCGCCGTTCGTCGCCTACTTCCGGAACTACACCGCCTCCGGGTGCGCGCCCAGCGCCGGCGGCTCATGGGCGTGCGGCGAGGACCCGTCCGGCACCGGCAGCAGCAGCGGCTGGATGGACCGGGCAAGGGGAGGAGGGCGGCTGGACGACGAcgtgaagcagcagcagcagctgagGGAGGTGCAGGGCAAGTACATGATCTACAACTACTGCACCGACGCAAAGAGATTCCCCAATGGCTTCCCGAAGGAGTGTGGGCTGGCTTAG